TTACGGCGCCGGcttaaaggcaaacaaacaaaagtaaaacaaaaacaaaaaaaaaataaaacaaaataacaaaacaacaaaggtaaatagcaaaaaaaagaaagagtgcagcacacaaaaacgcgcgcataaaataaaatggaaattaCACGGAGAGaaagcgagaaagagagagagagaggggccGACAGAGACGGAGAGAGGAAGGGAGTTGGCATAAGGAGCGGGCTTGGTGAATCGGCGTAGCCGGCTGGGTATGTAGGTGCTTACGCTTTTTTAATTACCTCGTTTAAGCCAACGGGGCCTTGAGCTTCTATGTGCGACCATTGTATGTTTGTATTCGTGAGCTTTACCGTATTTGTATTTACGTGcgcaagtatgtgtgtgtgtgtgtgtgtgcgcgtttgTGTTTGTGCGCGCTTTTATCAACTCGTTTCGCCGTGTTTTACTCACTCGCAGACGTTGCcataagttttaattaaaattacttTGCTCGCTGCTGGCTGACGGCTGCTGTTGGCTGCTCCTCCCGTTGTAGctcctcttgttgttgctgttgttgttgttgctgttcgtaTGGATGCTGGTTGAGTGTTTTGCCGTGtgctttttgttatttgctgTTTGGCCGCTCACACTCGCCAGCTGCCCctgtgcacatatgtatgtgtgattGTGAGTGTTTTTTGcggtttttgctgctgctgttggtgttggtgtgcCGGCAGTTTGGTTGCGGACCGCGTCTCTGACATTGCCCCAGCAAATGACAATGGCGGTCGCGGCCGCATTCGCGTCGCAGTCAATGGCCGTTGGCTTTGcactgtggctgctgttgttattgctgttgcatgCTTTTAGGCCGACCGGATATTAAAAGCTCGGAAAGttgcaaaatatttaccagttataaaacaaaaacgcaCTGAAAATGtctaaatagaaaaaatgttcataaaacaacaatacttttaaaatcatttaagtCATAGCTTTaaccttaaataaaaaatgtttgcggGTCGGTTGACTGTTCAAATCAATGGGACTTGAATCGTCAACCTACTTTTCAGATTTATGAGCTACGGTTGAGGTTTGTACTAAGACTTTCACATTCTTTCCAATTTAAATAGGAAGCATAACTATTTTTATTCCTGACAAATTTTCCCTAATAATATTGAGTAGCAGATATCTTACaatgctttaaattaaataatgatttgatatatataacatgtttaaaggaaatttattttaaatacataaattgcACATATTGAGGCTGTAACGCTGCAACCCAGTGTTAAACTGGGCGTGACAATTCAATGCCAGTTAGCATCAAAGCGCAGCTTTATGGGCTTTACCCGCTGCTGACGTCGTCATCATTCAAAGAATCAGCGAACTGTAAAGCGGCGCGCCCAAACGAGCGGCTCTAAACGCGCATTTCAACGcatggcttggcttggctcgGCTTGGCGCGACGCGATGCGATGTGGTTCCTCAACGCAGTCGATGCTGGGGAGGACCTTTGGTGCTGGCACAGGCGGTGGTCCTGGAGTATATTTGCCACATGCTGATAAGCagacataataataaaaaatgtatgagCTGCCTCGCAAGCGGCAGTCATaataaaatgtgcaaaataaaatgaaatggcgAATAACCACAGAGTAGGGGCAGCAGCACGAACAGGACCAGGATGGCGGCAGCGGATGTgcgccaaaagcagcagcggAAACGTTGCACAATTTTGCGGCGACACAGCAACGCGGGAAGGGATAGAGAAAACGAGAAATAGCGATGACAAAGGGTGCTGGATGCGAGGGAACGCGACATAATGAAGTCAAAAGTTGGCCAAAGAGTTCTGAACGTTTTGCTAATGAGAGCTTTGAAAGGCGACAGTGATTATCAGGGCCGGGCTTAAAGTTGAGTCGCCCAAAACAAAATCACAGTTTTAAATCCACTTTCAACGTAATTTCGTACATTTTCGACTACGCATGTGCTTGGCTAAACCCACTCAAAAAACCCTAATAATAATGTTTGGCGTGCCACCAAAACTGAgcgaaaaatattaattttgaaGTTGGTGCTGCTGATATTTTTCGACCCAGGCGACACATTTATGATCCTACATAAATTTCTGAGAGTGTGCTAGAACAGCAAGTGGCGAGGTCTGCGTTTGATTGATACTTGTTGGGGGCAGCGACGTCGGCAGCGCCGCCGAAATGTGCAGAGCAGGCGTTGAGGATGACattgacgacgacgacgcttttgtttgtttacgcTGTCAGTGTTATCGTTCttgttgcggttgttgttgctgttgtcataAGCAACACAATTTAATAATAGATTCATtacccacacatacataatatTAGCAACTCCCCtcgcgcacacgcacactcatgTGCGTGCACCCCACTGATACTCAGCCACATATGCTCCTAGGGCATAGCCTGCCACTATGGCTAGCAAAATATCTCTGAATTTCCCATACGAGATTGAAGGGAAGCCACAGCTTTATGTGTATCATTATGCGAACAGAAAATAAGTGTCTCTataaagaatataataaattgaatatattttcatcagcaataacagcaaacaaactcatcaacagcagcaacaacaacaacaatatcaatgAAAACATCATGTTAACAAAATGGCTGAGAATGCCGCCAGAAAATGGTGgcaataaaactaatagaGATTGGCGAAGGGTCCCACAATGGGGCGACAAGTGATATGTTGTTGTTAACAAAAAGATAGGGAGACTTGTAGAAATGAATTCCAATAAGCGAGAGTAAGAAAAAACAGCTTTTCAATAGATACAGTTAAGGCGAAACTAAACGTCTATCTATAGATACACATGGGGATATGCACTGAATGTTGATAAtgatacattatatatatatatattgatataaaatattcgttGCGGTTCTGAAATTGTACaacattttaaacatttatttggtTAAGATTTGACGGCAAAGTTCTTTACTTTGCTCTGGCTTATCCtctacaatttttatattgtaCAGATGCTGTTTCCGGTTAAAAATCTGAGATGGACGGATATGGGTTTTACTGTGGTTTTGTGGGTCCTTCGATATGCGTAGCATTTTGAGATAATTGTCAGAATTCCTCGCTTTCTAGTTGCCTTCCAGCGCAAACGAAATGCCCCGAAGGGGTaagctgttttctttttttgaatCTTACTTAGTTTCTCGGCTTATTGAGGGCTGGCACTCAAATCTTGCTCATATAATATAACTATTGCAGATttcaatcaaaatttattattcGTAAGGAAAtactacatatatttatgcgtACTTACTTATGTATAATAAGCCCCAATTTCCTTTGCGTCTAAGCCAAATGTCGCACTGCTAACTATCATGTCCTATCATATATTTCTCATATCTGAAACTATCAGCAACTGAGCGCAAACGAAACGAGGCGATGAAGCGCCGACATTTTGGAAGTTTATTTGGCAGCCGGATGAAGAGTAGATGTGAAAACCGCCAAGATGTGCCAGCATTTTAACGCCATCAGGCGGCTGCTCCGGCTGCTCTTGTTTATCTGTTGTTACTGAAGCTTATTATCTTGCACAGCCAGGCAGACCCAACACCATGAAACCCTATCTAGAGCAGAAGCCTTTTCCATAAGCAGACGCGTCTCTTGCGACTGCCCAGAAGTTTCAATAAAGTTCGCCCTTTTCTTGGCATAAAAATTTCATCTGAACTTGctttgataatttatttatttttattttcccatagtttttgtgtgtgctttttgttttttttttttttttctgttgttgtatTCTTGCTTTCTTTTGGAATGGTTCTAATCAATTCCAAGTCATTAAGCACACGCATGAGAGCTGTCAGTGTGTAAGTGCGTTTGTGTAAGTGTGCGGCAATTTTGTTTGAGTTAAAGCTATGGGGCTTTAAGCGCGTTGCTGGCCATAAATCAGAGGCGTGACGGCGCACAAAGGGCAGCTGACAAAGCTCAAAAGCTGTGCGGGTAATTATGACTAATTAACGTGCCGAATAACCGCCTCCTCAACCAATAGCACCTCTCTCCTGTAGCCTTGAGTGCCCATCGATACGAGAAGCTGCGCGTTTGCGAGTTGCcttaataaaatcataaaatttgCCTCGAGCCAACATTAAAGGCTTTTGGCCAGCCATAAAAACGTCGTCGTTCGCAATCCCAATGCCATTTTGATATGCCCCACACGCGCCGCAGCTGATAAACTGAACAGCATCGGGCATTTATGGTCTCACATGGTCGCTGGGACTCGATACGTAATGTAAGTGGCGTAAATTGTGGTCAAGAGGATGCCAGCCATACGTGGCACAGAAACAATGCTACATAGCGCCAACCgaaattttttcaaatatgtgtatgtgtggctGATCAATGTCCTACAGTTGCAAGCAATTTTACGATTTTTTATGAGCGCGTGTGTGAGCGTGCCTGCGAGTGTAAAATATGACAGTTCACGTCTGCgtattatataaaatgtaatttcaGTTAAcagaaaaattataaactgCGCCAGGACACTTTTGCACTTTCCACTTTTTCGCTTGTAATGCTGGTGCTTTATATTTGGACTGCTGccttaaacttattttcagactTGAAGTATATGTACTACTACGTTCCTTAACATTATTTACTATCTAGGTGGCCGGAATACGCAATTCTGCACGCTCCTTTTGTTCACCGCAAATGTTCATAAATAAGttgattagttttttatgtggTTAGCGCTGAGAGACATTTTGAGTGGCAGCCCAGGGGCTGGACGCCACGGCAGGATGCAGCATCAGGACAGTAATTGAAAATGGTACTTAATGCGTGATTATTATATTCTCTGAAGCCTGCAAATAACATGACATGGCGAAAAGCAACACTTCATTCTTTATTATCTATCCGCACTTATTGTCCGTGTATatatgctgtgtgtgtgcgaataaAAAGTGCGTGTTAAGCGGCTTTTGTACTGATCAAAATGCTTGGACGCAAATATGGCCAGCTCAGATTACTTGGCAAAACATATAAATCTCTGAAATGATTTTTAAAATACTCTGCTtgacatacaaatttttaagcGTTTCGTATACAAAGCCTGAAAGCTTTAAGTGTTAcaagaaaaaacataaatatgctAGAGTTTTTTTGAAGATTTTTTACAGAAGAGATCTTGCTCCCAAACTTAAATCGAACAAAACCAGTGACTGAAAAGTAAGGAATGCTTGGTTTAAAACACTTTTAGGCTTTCGTTGACGATTTATTTGTACAACCCGACTGCAAACTAATCTTTTTTTTACGCATTACTCTATTCTTATTAAGGttttaaaaatggttattgAGCTCTATATACCGGAAAACATTGCTACTGTTAGCATGTTAGCAAGCAAAGAATTGATTTGACATGGAAATATaacataaattaagttgttcgtTTCCCAGAAAAACCATTTACCATAGTTTTGGAAGTTTGAATGACACCCAAGAGAGAGCCAGAGAGTATCTCCTTGCCGACAATTCTCTATTTAATCACATTTTTGGCAACTTTAATTATATGATACTGACATTTATGGTTTCCACTAGTGAGGCAtcgttttaaaaaattttcaatCATTTAATGTGGAATTTTACCCAGCTACAAATGCTTTTCACATAATTTGTTGAGTGCGCTGAGGCGTGCAGCGGCATCAACACAGCCTCACACACATCCAGCTGCGATGCCTCACCTAGGCTATTTGTATGCTGTCATGTTTGCAGCGCATCGTACCTAACAGCTCTGGGGTTGTGCGGGGTTGCACTTGTCTGCATGTTGTGCCAAACAGCAACCCTACCACGCACTTGCACTCTCACTTTAATTTCTGTGCCAGTCAGCGCGACCCATGTGCCCCCCAAACAATGTCACTTGCCTTTGTGAACTCACGTGTTACATGCAAATGCGCTTCCTGCCCAGAACAGAAGATTTACAACTCACAACTCgacgttgttgctgctgctgctgctgctgggtttCTTTGTCTTTGGGTCCTAGCACATGTGGGGGAGGTTAAGGGTGagcgcaaataaatattgtaatgATGTATATGATTTCTTTTATGGCAGGCTACACAAAAGAAGTTGCTGCCTATCAGTTTATTGAAATCTCTTTAGCGAAACGACAACTCGGCTCAAGTGCCGACCCACTTGAGCgcaatttgaaaaaatatgcaacatttttaaggcatacaattttaatgaagtAACAACCTGGCAAAAAGTCattaaaaacatgcaaaataCATGTGGCATGcgaaaatcaataaacaatcaacaatgtataaaaaaaatgtaaattgttGGGCTGAGCGGCAGCCTCAAGGCTGCAATTATATGAATGCAGCTCTCAATGTTGTCAAAGGAGTTGCCTAGGTTTAAAAACGTATAAATAAGAacgctctagtcgggagttcctgACTAGAATTTACCCTGtgacatagctagatcgactcagtTCGTCATCTcaatgaaaaatgtaaatactttatagggtcgaAGATACTTTCTTTTGATTATTGCATACAATTGCTCGAAATCAGTATACCCCtcttatacaattttaatgggttcatgTGAAATGCGTTGACGATTGCATTTTTGAAGTGCACAACCACATGAAGGGCCCATGGTGGTTGTGGTATTCGCGTGCAATTTTAAAGAGTCTGCGATATGCGCGAACAATCTCGTATACGCTTACAgggacacacatacacacatacctGGCGTTGACGTGCGAAGAAGCATGTATACCAATTAAATGCAACGGACAACGCccaaaaaagtatgctacaaaaaATGGTAACTGCTGTCAATGACAGCgcaaataaatgcaacaaaGCGACCGAAAAGCAcgcaaaaatgaaaatcgataGTGCTGCGtatgcgacacacacacacttacacagacacacgcatatatacatgtatgcatattaCACATGTACTATGTATACAGAGTTGTACATAGTGTTCCATATAGGCGTTCTggtcagctgctgctcgccATGCAGTGTGGGCATTTGTcataacagcagcaataatcAGAACGACAAgcctacaacagcaacaacaacagcaacggcaacgctaGTAAAAGAggtgcagcaacaacaacaacaataacaacaaaaacaacagcacgGCATAAGCACGGGAAACGGAAACGGACTGTGCAGGCCCATCCATGTTGACGTCAGTCACACAGCGTGCAAATGTTGACCTACATACAAAACGCCGAGCAAACAGGCGCATAAATGCTACGCcaaacgacaacagcaacaaacacaacaacagcaataaaaacaacagcacTAATactaacagcaacagcaacagctacgcAGAGTGTAGATAAGTCCTCTTTTTGTCCAGATGCCAACGCATTGTTAGAAATATGACGGACATAGTCATAGCTATACCTATAGCTATCGTCCCTGCcgttattgtttttaatactAACCAGCATCATAATAGTTATGTAGATTTATAGAATTGGGTTGGCAGTTTTCAAGCTTCAGGCTGCAGACAGCAGCCTTGGTGTCCACTAGCCAGCGGTAGATGTGCCATTAAAGCAGGGCAGGgaaaaaacgtttttaaatatagattTTATAAAGGTATATCGTTAATAATTATCTTTTCATATTGCATATTAATATTGAGTAGTATTCTTAAAATGCTAAATAATTAAGTTCATGAATTAATATTCAATTCCCGACTAATCGTTTCCAAATCCATTTGCTTGTTTAATTGAAGAAAATAATTTCTCCTCGTATACATTTACTatcacatatttatatatatttcaacaGAGAGTGTAATCAAGATCCCTATGAAATTGATATAATGCTTGTGTATCTGTACATTTcaatcataaattatttaattttacttcATACAAAGTCTAGCATAATACAATATTATTATGTGGCTTTGCGATTACTTTACATTTACTACGTTGTACCTCCAAATAACTTCCATTACGTAGGGTCCTGGACTCTGTGACATGTGAATGCGAACATTTGTTTGGTAACGGCCAATGGGATGAAATGTTGGAATTATTTTCGGATCAGCCATATTCTTAAGGAAGTAAACCTTTGGCTGGATGGGGCAGCCATTGATGGTATTATTCACAATAATTGCGTTAAAGACCTGAGCAAACACTTTATTCATTATTGGATTACTGATAAACTGACAGCCGTCTAAGTTTTTAAGCCTGTACATAATTCGATGAGACGCCACAGCACGCAAAACTATGCTAATAGAAAAAGAAGGCGCCGGCTTTACCACCCGAAAAGTGTAGAGGGTTTCTACGTCGGGCGATTTGTGGAAGTACTCTACAATATCGTGATCACAGTTGGTTTGCAGTGATTCGAACAACACCTTCACTTTGCCACGCCCGAAGCtctattaaaaaatgttacatATGGGTAAGCAGATATTTGGCTATGGTACTAAGTAGGCAAAACAGAAGCGAGAATCCTTTTTTAAATGCTTACGTACCTCATCTTTGGATTCAACTAAAAGTATAGGTAAGGTGCTGAGTAGGTATAGCC
The sequence above is a segment of the Drosophila virilis strain 15010-1051.87 chromosome 3, Dvir_AGI_RSII-ME, whole genome shotgun sequence genome. Coding sequences within it:
- the LOC26530682 gene encoding uncharacterized protein yields the protein MFLIWLYLLSTLPILLVESKDESFGRGKVKVLFESLQTNCDHDIVEYFHKSPDVETLYTFRVVFNAIIVNNTINGCPIQPKVYFLKNMADPKIIPTFHPIGRYQTNVRIHMSQSPGPYVMEVIWRYNVVNVK